From Alcaligenes faecalis, the proteins below share one genomic window:
- a CDS encoding YtcA family lipoprotein yields MRALLAGLAALPLLGGCSLAPSVYMAGSYFPAWLVCVLGAVLLTLLIRWGLIRAGVDDALPMRLPVYACLTLALTFAALLLFFE; encoded by the coding sequence ATGCGTGCGCTACTAGCCGGTCTGGCTGCCTTGCCCTTGTTGGGGGGATGTTCTCTTGCACCGTCGGTTTATATGGCGGGTTCGTATTTCCCGGCCTGGCTGGTGTGCGTGCTGGGAGCCGTGCTGCTGACCTTGCTGATACGTTGGGGACTGATCCGCGCAGGTGTGGATGATGCCCTGCCCATGCGTTTGCCTGTCTATGCCTGTCTGACACTGGCACTGACCTTTGCCGCACTTCTTCTTTTTTTCGAGTGA
- a CDS encoding Na+/H+ antiporter, whose amino-acid sequence MDDVNLTLSMLAAVLISNSVVKIIPVAIPAPLVQILLGFLIAGWFNHGMTLNPDLFFYLFLPPLLFLDGWRISKESLIRDRIGILVLAFILVFLTVFGLGHVLHWLIPAMPLPVAFALAAIVSPTDPVAVSAITRRVPLPPRLQALLEGESLFNDASGLVAFRLAVALALGGSFSITSASQNFLWLTLAGLVVGVVTTRALLFLRNLFVRRWGEEPGPEVLFSLLLPFASYFLAEQMEASGILAAVAAGVTMSYAELSGNALAATRMQRKTVWDTLQLSLNGMMFVLLGEQLPAIFRGAVQVVQETGHHNPAWLLVYAVAMCTTLILLRFLCVYAYLWLRRGLSLLGLHHDAETAQANPRLVLVLSIAGVRGAVTLAGVMTLPLTLADGSPFPARDLAIFLASVVIIVSLLTASLALPPIMKRVSFPALRRRQEQEERAEQAVRHASAQSVAQTLNELIAHNPESSGARYTAMADRVLSNIAHSPQEEGGEQGLAEQALEKDMQIRAIHAARDAVYTLARTHQISDEIARERVRLLDLIELRMS is encoded by the coding sequence ATGGATGACGTAAACCTGACTTTAAGCATGCTGGCCGCGGTTTTAATCAGCAACAGCGTGGTCAAGATAATACCTGTTGCCATCCCTGCCCCTCTCGTACAGATTCTGCTCGGCTTTCTGATTGCCGGTTGGTTCAATCATGGAATGACCCTGAATCCGGATCTGTTCTTTTATCTTTTTCTGCCACCCTTATTATTTCTGGACGGCTGGCGCATTTCCAAGGAAAGTTTAATTCGGGACCGAATCGGCATTCTGGTTCTGGCCTTCATCCTGGTTTTCTTAACGGTATTCGGATTAGGCCACGTTCTGCATTGGCTCATTCCTGCCATGCCTTTGCCCGTGGCCTTTGCCTTGGCCGCCATCGTCTCGCCTACTGACCCAGTCGCCGTTTCGGCCATTACCCGCCGCGTGCCTCTGCCTCCACGGCTACAGGCTTTGCTGGAGGGTGAATCGCTGTTCAATGATGCCAGCGGTCTGGTTGCGTTTCGACTGGCTGTCGCCCTGGCGCTGGGTGGATCTTTTTCCATCACCTCTGCCAGCCAGAACTTCCTGTGGCTAACGCTGGCCGGTCTGGTCGTTGGTGTGGTGACCACACGCGCCCTGCTGTTTCTGCGTAATCTCTTTGTACGCCGCTGGGGCGAAGAGCCAGGGCCAGAAGTTCTGTTCAGTCTGCTCCTGCCCTTTGCGTCTTATTTCCTGGCCGAACAAATGGAGGCCTCCGGCATTCTGGCCGCTGTCGCGGCAGGCGTGACCATGAGCTATGCCGAGCTCTCGGGCAATGCACTGGCGGCCACGCGCATGCAGCGTAAAACCGTCTGGGACACCCTGCAACTTAGCCTGAATGGCATGATGTTCGTCCTGCTGGGCGAGCAACTACCGGCTATCTTTCGCGGAGCGGTACAAGTTGTCCAAGAGACTGGCCACCACAATCCAGCCTGGCTGCTGGTCTATGCGGTCGCCATGTGTACCACCCTGATTTTGCTGCGCTTTTTATGCGTTTACGCCTACCTGTGGCTAAGACGCGGCCTGTCCCTGCTGGGCCTGCATCATGATGCCGAAACCGCACAAGCCAATCCGCGCCTGGTGCTGGTGCTGTCCATTGCAGGGGTACGGGGTGCCGTCACCTTGGCCGGTGTCATGACCTTGCCGCTCACTCTAGCCGATGGCAGTCCTTTTCCTGCCCGGGATCTGGCTATTTTCCTGGCCTCTGTGGTCATTATCGTGTCACTGCTGACAGCCAGCCTGGCCTTGCCCCCCATAATGAAACGAGTCTCCTTCCCTGCCCTGCGTCGACGCCAGGAACAAGAGGAACGGGCCGAGCAAGCAGTGCGTCACGCCAGCGCCCAATCGGTGGCGCAAACCTTGAATGAGCTGATTGCCCACAATCCCGAGTCGTCAGGAGCCCGTTATACGGCCATGGCCGATCGAGTTCTGAGCAATATTGCTCACAGCCCCCAGGAAGAGGGAGGCGAGCAGGGTCTGGCAGAACAAGCACTGGAAAAAGACATGCAAATCCGGGCCATCCATGCCGCGCGTGATGCCGTTTACACTCTAGCTCGCACACACCAGATATCCGATGAAATCGCTCGCGAAAGAGTCCGCCTGCTGGACCTGATCGAACTGCGTATGTCTTGA
- a CDS encoding MarC family NAAT transporter, whose translation MPNELMQLFKLLGLGLAFLLPLANPLTSMVMYLSLGETLSAAEKKQQLRQATLYVILALLITYYAGLWITSALGISMVDMRIGGGLIVAYIGFRMLFPPTVSDVVSKAADQNTAAHNNIAFVPLTLPSTVGPGTMALVISASSKMAGMRGHYAEWVLVATPIILAILIGLIFFICLRSSLSIVRVIGHNGVDAISRIMGFLLVCMAVQLVLEGGQQYAATLLTHSAAS comes from the coding sequence ATGCCTAACGAATTGATGCAGTTATTCAAATTGCTCGGCCTGGGGCTGGCATTTTTGCTGCCCCTGGCCAATCCCCTGACCTCGATGGTGATGTATCTGTCTTTGGGCGAAACTCTGAGCGCCGCCGAGAAAAAGCAGCAACTGCGTCAGGCAACACTGTATGTCATTCTTGCCTTGCTGATTACCTACTACGCAGGTTTGTGGATTACGTCGGCACTGGGCATTTCCATGGTGGACATGCGCATCGGGGGCGGGCTGATTGTGGCGTATATCGGCTTTCGCATGTTGTTTCCGCCGACCGTCAGCGATGTGGTTTCCAAGGCAGCCGATCAGAACACCGCCGCCCACAACAACATCGCCTTTGTCCCGCTGACCCTGCCCTCCACGGTAGGGCCTGGCACCATGGCGCTGGTCATCAGTGCCTCATCCAAAATGGCAGGCATGCGCGGACACTATGCCGAATGGGTGCTGGTGGCCACGCCCATCATTCTGGCCATCCTGATCGGTTTGATCTTTTTCATTTGCCTGCGTTCCTCACTCAGCATCGTGCGCGTGATCGGGCATAACGGCGTCGATGCCATCTCGCGCATCATGGGATTTTTACTGGTCTGCATGGCCGTACAGCTCGTCCTGGAAGGCGGACAGCAGTATGCTGCTACGCTGCTGACTCACTCTGCCGCATCCTGA
- a CDS encoding metal-dependent hydrolase family protein — protein MQTYSYLGQSPALRQQRQAYRHGLPACVCAHPSIPFIHKRLSAAASFAPSATPASPAFQSNNALDQKPLALAPKLILSNLRLFDGETTELKKGLAVQIDQGRISAVMPLAEIPADATVMDCQNKVLMPGLIDAHWHSLLCAVDQMTAMMADPADLHLIASKEAERTLLRGFTTVRDAGGPSFSLKRGIDMGLLHGPRIYPSGAMIAQTGGHADFRMRYEVPRAEGELSHTERAGVTCIADGADQVLRRVREQLMLGASQIKLMAGGGVTSLYDPLEGLQFSDAELRAAVGAANDWGTYVMVHVYCARGIQRAIKAGVKSIEHGQLADEETARMMAGEGVWWSLQPFLADEDANVQHDPRSKAKQQQVAVGTVRAYELADKYQIQTAWGTDILFTPAHLPHHGRMLSKLTRFYNPLKVLKMATGDNGRLLQLSGLRQPYEGELGVIRPGALADLLLIDGEPEQSLSFLEQPEQNLLLIIKDGKIYKNALPA, from the coding sequence ATGCAGACTTATTCTTACCTGGGCCAGTCCCCTGCCCTGCGCCAACAACGCCAAGCTTACCGTCACGGCTTGCCTGCCTGCGTTTGCGCCCACCCGTCCATTCCCTTCATCCACAAGCGCTTGAGCGCAGCAGCCAGCTTTGCACCCAGCGCCACCCCCGCAAGCCCGGCCTTTCAGTCCAATAATGCTCTGGATCAAAAGCCTCTGGCTCTGGCTCCCAAACTGATTCTGAGTAATCTGCGCCTGTTTGATGGGGAAACAACAGAGCTGAAGAAAGGGCTGGCCGTCCAGATCGATCAGGGTCGTATTAGCGCTGTCATGCCCCTTGCCGAGATTCCGGCCGACGCCACCGTCATGGACTGCCAGAACAAGGTCCTGATGCCTGGCCTGATCGATGCCCACTGGCATAGCCTGCTGTGCGCTGTCGACCAGATGACCGCCATGATGGCCGACCCCGCCGACCTGCATTTGATTGCCAGCAAGGAAGCCGAACGCACCTTGCTGCGCGGTTTTACCACCGTGCGCGATGCCGGAGGCCCCAGCTTCTCCCTGAAACGCGGCATTGATATGGGCCTGCTGCATGGCCCGCGCATCTACCCCAGCGGCGCCATGATTGCGCAAACCGGCGGCCATGCGGACTTCCGTATGCGCTACGAAGTCCCACGCGCAGAAGGCGAGCTGAGCCACACCGAACGAGCAGGCGTCACTTGCATTGCCGATGGTGCCGATCAGGTCCTGCGCCGTGTGCGTGAGCAACTGATGCTGGGTGCCAGCCAGATCAAGCTGATGGCCGGGGGCGGTGTCACCTCCTTGTACGACCCGCTGGAAGGACTGCAATTTAGCGATGCCGAACTGCGCGCCGCCGTGGGTGCCGCCAACGACTGGGGGACTTACGTGATGGTGCATGTGTATTGCGCCCGTGGTATCCAGCGTGCGATCAAGGCAGGCGTGAAATCCATCGAGCATGGTCAGCTTGCCGACGAAGAAACCGCCCGCATGATGGCAGGCGAAGGCGTATGGTGGAGCCTGCAACCCTTTCTGGCCGATGAAGATGCCAACGTCCAGCACGACCCGCGCAGTAAGGCCAAGCAGCAACAAGTGGCCGTGGGAACCGTGCGCGCTTACGAACTGGCAGACAAATACCAGATCCAGACGGCCTGGGGCACCGACATTCTGTTCACCCCCGCCCACCTGCCCCACCACGGCCGCATGCTGTCCAAGCTGACCCGTTTTTACAATCCGCTCAAAGTGCTGAAAATGGCGACCGGAGATAATGGCCGACTGCTGCAACTGTCGGGCCTGCGCCAACCATACGAAGGCGAACTGGGCGTGATCCGACCCGGTGCCCTGGCCGATCTGCTGTTGATTGATGGTGAACCCGAACAAAGCCTGAGCTTTCTGGAACAGCCCGAGCAGAACCTGCTGCTGATCATCAAGGACGGCAAGATTTACAAGAACGCCCTGCCTGCCTGA
- a CDS encoding TolC family protein, whose product MSTSCFPALRLTLAVTAAFALAACAAPDHKSMTQPMPEHDAPEPPRLTLADYSGPDQSQPAPSVQANHEYSLPELIDLAQRLNPSTRIAWGEAQQAAQAAGMVESTYLPLISASIVGGYMRSDRDSSVHILGREVDVDYDTHLSGAVPSLTLKWLLFDFGKRAALQEAADKLAMASRITFSGVHQAVIAEVSISYFNYNSARQRAQISAQGLKNAALIEDIALERQRNGLGTQIEVAQARQLKAQARLHHVNASTLARQSYQTLLGAIGLSPETELKVADSATRPLPEELDIPGNDTLKKAIAQRPDVQALQAAHQASLAGIDSAEASFMPKLALMGFISKRMGSLSVGSLPEVSPQSSSRGAVLALNIPLYDAGLRNKQVREAQLRADTARERVAKTEQDAYKQIIIAADALRAALESHQAATSLVEAAQITYQGALESYKEGLTGMTLLTEAHTGLLGAQEAQTAAHTAGLVGSVNLAFAMGELNQAPKIPGDTSQ is encoded by the coding sequence ATGTCCACGTCCTGTTTTCCTGCATTGCGTCTGACTTTGGCAGTCACGGCCGCCTTTGCGCTGGCCGCCTGCGCTGCGCCCGACCACAAGTCCATGACCCAGCCCATGCCCGAGCACGACGCGCCGGAGCCACCTCGCCTGACATTGGCCGATTACAGCGGCCCTGATCAAAGCCAGCCTGCGCCCAGCGTACAGGCCAATCATGAATACAGCCTGCCTGAACTGATCGACCTGGCCCAACGCCTGAACCCCAGCACCCGCATTGCCTGGGGCGAGGCCCAACAAGCAGCCCAGGCCGCCGGCATGGTGGAAAGCACCTACCTGCCCTTGATCTCTGCCAGTATCGTGGGCGGCTATATGCGCAGCGACCGCGACAGCAGCGTGCACATTCTGGGCAGAGAGGTCGATGTGGACTACGACACCCATTTAAGCGGTGCCGTCCCTTCCCTGACCTTGAAATGGTTGCTGTTCGACTTTGGCAAGCGCGCAGCTTTGCAAGAAGCCGCCGACAAGCTGGCCATGGCCAGCCGCATTACTTTCAGCGGCGTGCATCAGGCCGTTATTGCCGAAGTATCCATCAGCTACTTCAACTACAACTCGGCCCGCCAGCGCGCACAAATCTCGGCTCAGGGCCTGAAGAACGCCGCCCTGATTGAGGATATCGCCCTGGAGCGGCAACGCAATGGACTGGGCACCCAGATTGAAGTCGCCCAGGCACGACAGTTGAAAGCCCAGGCCCGTTTGCACCATGTGAATGCCAGCACCCTGGCACGTCAGTCCTACCAGACTTTGCTGGGTGCGATTGGCCTGTCCCCCGAGACGGAGCTGAAAGTCGCCGATAGCGCCACCCGCCCCCTGCCCGAGGAACTGGATATCCCTGGCAACGACACACTGAAAAAAGCCATCGCCCAACGGCCCGATGTGCAGGCCCTGCAAGCCGCCCATCAGGCCAGTCTGGCAGGCATAGATTCAGCCGAAGCCAGTTTCATGCCCAAGCTGGCCTTGATGGGCTTTATCTCCAAACGTATGGGTTCATTAAGCGTGGGCAGTCTGCCCGAAGTCAGCCCACAATCCTCCTCCCGAGGAGCCGTGCTGGCATTGAACATCCCGCTCTACGACGCCGGACTGCGTAACAAGCAAGTGCGTGAAGCCCAGTTGCGTGCTGACACCGCACGTGAGCGCGTCGCCAAAACCGAGCAGGACGCCTACAAGCAAATAATCATCGCTGCCGATGCGCTACGAGCTGCTCTGGAATCCCACCAGGCCGCCACCAGTCTGGTCGAAGCGGCCCAGATCACCTATCAAGGTGCGCTGGAATCCTATAAAGAAGGTCTGACCGGCATGACCTTGCTGACCGAAGCGCACACTGGCTTGCTGGGAGCCCAAGAAGCCCAGACTGCCGCCCATACGGCCGGTTTGGTCGGCTCCGTGAACCTGGCTTTTGCCATGGGCGAGCTCAATCAAGCTCCCAAAATCCCGGGGGATACCAGTCAATAG